In Candidatus Pacearchaeota archaeon, the genomic stretch AACTATTACTATTAGTAACTCAATCAAAGTAAAAGCTTTTTGTTGCGACATATTTTAATTTAAAAAATAATATTATATTAATTATATATAAAAAATAATGAGAAGTAAACAACCTTGACCAAAACCCTTTAAATTGCTATATTATTAATACCTTAAATTGCCTTCGCTAAGTAATATAAGGAATAATAATTAATACAAACAAATGCTATTTTACGAAATAAATTTGCTGATTTCTCCCAATTTTACCGAGGATGAAATCTCCACTTTCATTGCTAAGATGGAAGCGGATCTGCAAAAATACGGAAAAATCGTCAGCGATAAGAAGGCTGAGAGAAAGAAACTGGCCTACTCCGTAGAAAAACAAATAGAGGCATGGTTCTACTTTTTACAGCTTCGTCCTGAGATTCAAAACAAAAAAGAAATGCTTGATTCAATAGAAAAACTATTGAAAGAAGAAAAAGAAATTATCCGTTTCTTAATCATCAAGAAAGATACTAAAAAAACAGAAGCTCCGGCCAAACCTCAAAGGACAAGACCTCATAAAGAAGAAAAAATTGAAGAGATTGTTCCGACAGAAGAAACTGGGGTAGAAGAAAAACCTAAAAAGCAAAAAGTTCAGCTTGAAGAAATCGATAAAAAGCTGAATGAAATGCTAGGAGAATAAACACTTAAAGCTAAATATAATAAATTAGCAAAAATATGAATCTAAATAAAGTGTTTCTAATAGGAAGAATAGCTACAGACATTGAAATGAAAACTACTTCTTCTGGGCAAAGCGTTTGCACTTTCTCTCTCGCTACCAATAGAACTTGGAAAGGTAAAGATGGACAAAAACAGGAAGAATCACAATTTCACCGTATTGTTCTCTGGCAAAAACTAGCTGAAATCGCTTCACAGTTTCTAACTAAAGGATCTCTTGTTTTAATTGAAGGAAGAATACAAAATAGAAGCTGGGAAGATAAAAATGGAGTCAAAAGATACACCACTGAAATTATCGGCGAAGGGATGCAAATGGGTCCAAGAATGCAAGGAGGTAGTAGCGATCCAGCTAAAAGCTTCTCTGCTCCCAAAAAACAAACTGAAGATGAAGATATTCCAATAATTGAAGACGGAGACGAAATCGACGTCAAGGATATCCCCTTTTAATATACTAAATTAAGAAAAGATATGTATTGTTATTTCTGCAAAAAAAACTTACAAGAAATCAATTTCCACGATACAGAAACTCTTTCAAGATATGTTTCTAAGTCAGGAAAGATTAAACCTAAAGATAAAACTGGCGCTTGCGCTAAACATCAAAGGGAATTAACTACCGCCATTAAGAGAGCAAGAATAATGGCATTGATGCCCTTTGTAGCAAAATAAAAAACAGCCCTAACTAGGGGCTGTTTTTAATTACTCTTAGCAATAATTTCTTTTTGAAGATCTTTTAAAATCTTTGGATTTTCTTTTAAGAACTCTTTAGCTTTTTCTAATCCTACTCCTAGCTTTATTTCTCCATATTGTAAACTTGCTCCCGATTTCTTAATCAGCTCTTCCTTTACTCCCAAATTTATTGCTTCAGACATCCTAGAAATTCCTTCATTGTAATAAATATCGAATTCGGCTGTCTTGAATGGAGCTGCTACTTTATTTTTAACAATTTTGGCTTTCACCCTATTACCAACAATGTTCTCCCCCACTTTGATTTGAGCTATTCTTCTTAATTCAATTCTAACCGAACTGTAAAACTTTAAAGCCAAACCACCGGGAGTGGTTTCTGGATTACCAAATAAAATTCCAATCTTCATTCTAGTTTGATTTAGGAAAACAATTATTGTTTTTGTTTTAGAAACAATTCCCGACAATTTTCTTAAAGCTTGAGACATTAATCTAGCTTGTAACCCAATCTGCATTTCTCCCATCTCCCCAGCTACTTCTGCCTTGGGAACCAAAGCTGCTACGGAATCAATAACTATTACATCCACCTCTCCAGACCTAACTAGGCTCTCGACAATCTGTAATCCCTGTTCTGCTGAGTCTGGCTGAGAGATTAAAAGATCGTCAGTATTAACTCCTATTCTTTTAGCGTAATCGGGGTCTAAAGCATGCTCAGCGTCTATAAAGGCACATACTCCGCCCAGCTTCTGAGCTTCAGCTAAAATACTTAAAGACAATGTTGTTTTGCCAGTACTTTCCCCTCCATATATCTCAATAATTCTTCCTCGAGGAACACCCATCACACCTAAAGCTAAGTCAATTGAAAGAGAACCGGTTGGCACAACATCAACATTGGCTTTTTGCGCATCTTTCAATTTCATTATCGCTCCTTCTCCAAATTTCTCTTTAATTTCTGATATCGCTTCAGCTAAATTTATTTTTTCTTTTTCTTCTATTTTTTTTCTTGCCATATATTTAAATTATTTTTCGTAAATATATTGTATCAAATAAAAAGCAAGAATCAAAGTTCTTGCTCATTATTAGTGTCAACAGATTCATCAGCGACGTAAACATCTCTCGGCTTAGCTCCTTCTTGCGGTCCAACTATTCCTCGTTCTTCTAAGATGTCCATTAGTCTTGCTGCTCTAGCATATCCAACCCCTAACCTTCTTTGCAATAATGAGGTAGAAGCTTTGCGAGCTTGAATAACTGTTCTTTTCGCTTCTTCATACATTGGATCTTCTTTTGAATAAAATGAATCCATTTGGGCCTCGGGAGTCTCGGCTACTCTAGTTAATTCTCCCATTAATGAATTCTCCTCTTTCTCAACTTCTGTTTCGATAAATCCAGACTCTCCCTCCTCTTCTGTTTTTTCCTTAACCTCTACATTAGAATCTGTTATCCAATTAACAACTTTTTTAATTTCCAACTCGGAAATATATGGACTCTGAACTCTTTTCGGTTTTGAATATTCTTTAGATAACAATAACATATCTCCCCTTCCTAGAAGTTTTTCCGCTCCTGAAGCATCAAGAATAGTTCTTGAATCAATCAAAGAACCAACTTTTAAAGCAATTCTTGAAGTAATATTAGCCTTAATTAAACCAGTAATAACTTCGACGGACGGTCTTTGAGTGGCTAAAATTAAATGTATTCCTGTGGCACGAGACATTTGAGCCAATCTCACCACATATGATTCTATCTCTTTTCCCTTAACGCTCATCAAATCAGCTAACTCATCAATAACCAACACAATGTAAGGAAGTTTAGGTTCTCCTTTCTTTTCCTGTTTCTCATTATATGAACCAATATCTCTACTGTGTCCCGCGGCTAAAACAGTAAATCTTCTTTCCATTTCACCGACTAACCATTTTAGGGCAACTAGAGTTTGAGTGGCATCATAAATAACGGGACACAATAAATGCTCAAGATTAGCATAAACTGGAAATTCTACTCTCTTTGGGTCAACTAAAACTAATTTCATTTCCTCAGGACTGTTTCTATATAATAAGCTTAAAATAATAGAATTCAAACAAATAGTTTTACCAGAACCAGTAGTTCCTCCAACTAATAAATGAGGCATTTCCGCTAAGTCAGCAAATGATGGTATGCCCTTTACATCCTTTCCCAAAGCCATTAAAAGGGGTGCAGCAGAAGCTTTAAACTCGTCTGTGTCTAATATTTCACGCAAGCCCACAACTGCCCTCTTTTTGTTTCCTATTTCGATTCCGACTAAAGATCTTCCTGGAATAGGAGCCTCGATACGAATCGTTGGACTAGCTAAAGCCAAAGCTAAATCATTCTGTAAGGTTGTGATCTTAGAAAGCTTGATTCCCTCGGCTGGTTTTAATGTGTATTGAGTAACAGTTGGTCCAATATTAATTTCTGACATCTCAACAGGAATACCGAATGTCTGTAAAGTTCTTTTGATGACCGACGAATTATAGGTAATGTCCCCGCCCTCAGGAGCGCCTCCTTTTTTAGATAACAAATCAAGCGGAGGATATTTATATTCTTTATTTTCTTGCTTTTTCTGTTCAAATGTCTTTAAATTCTTTTCTTCTTTCTTTTCAACCGGTGGTTTTGCTTCTTCTGGTTTCTTTTGAATAATTCTTTCTAAAACAGTTGGTAATTTTTTATCTTTTTTAATTTCAACTTTAATTTCTTCATCATCTTCTTCATCTTCGTACTCCTCAATCGCTCTTCTAAACGGCTGAATAATGATCCACAAAGAAACAATTAAAACAATAATAAATAAAGCAAAAGTAACAATATAGTCAAAGCCCCTTAGTAATGGCCAAGAAACCGCATAGCCAATCCAACCTCCTTGTCCGACGTGATCCCAAATAAATTCCTTAACTATATCAGGGTTATTTTTAAGTTCTAATAAAGAAAAAATTCCGCTCAAACTTAAAATAAGCAAAACAGTTGAAACAATTAAAGAGTTTTTATTTTCTTTAAAAGATTCATCATCTTTCAATAAAACTATTCCGAAAATAATAGAAATAATTGGAATAATGTAAATTACATTTCCAATCAAGGTATCAAAGATGTTTTTTAATGAATTTCCAATAGCTCCTGCTTTTCCTGAAAAAGAAAATAGGAAGATAACAGCCAGAAGAAAAGATAAAGATGAAAATAAATATCTTTTTGTTTTTTCTGGTAAAGAAAAACGAGGTATTGATTTAATTTCTCTTTTTTCTTCGATTCTTTTTTTAGAATTAATTACTTTATTTCGAGCTCTTCCCTTTTTCTTTTTCATGGTATGAGAAAAGTATTATTACTTATCCTCTTTATTATACCTTAAACCAGTTCCAATTGGAACAAGCTTACCAATGATAACATTTTCTTTTAATCCTTTTAGTTTATCTTCTTCTCCTCTTAATGCTGATTCAATCAAGACTCTTGAAGTTTCCTGAAAAGAAGCGGCTGATAAGAAACTATCTGTGTTTAACGCAACCTTTGAAATTCCCAAAAGTAAATCATCTGCTTTAATCGGTTTTTTGCCTTCTTTTTCTAAGGCTTCATTCTCCTCAATCATTCTTGCCCTAGAAATAATTTCATCTGAACTAAAACGACTATCTCCAGAATCTTTAATTTTTACCCTTGAGAACATTTGTCTAACAATTAATTCAACGTGCTTGTCGTTAATTGATACACCCTGAGAAACATATACTTTCTGAATTTCTTTAATGATATAATCTTGAACAACCTTAACTCCAAGAAGTTTTAATAACTTCTTTAAATCAAGAGAACCAGCACATATTGCGTCTCCTTTCTTAACGTCATCTCCGGCTTTTACTAATATTTCTATATTGGGAGAAATCCTATATTCTATTTCTTCTTCCTCTTTTTTCTTTTCATCCTTTAAAACCATAACCTTAATGATTCCTTTTTTGTCATCAACCTCAGTAACTTTTCCATCCTTAATAATCATCTCAGCTTCTCCTTTGGGTGGCCTCTTCTCAAATATTTCTTCAATTCTCGGTAAACCACGAGTAATATCTGCTTCACCAGCCACACCTCCAGTATGGAAAGTTCTCATTGTTAATTGAGTTCCTGGCTCACCAATAGCTTGAGCAGCAACTACTCCCACTGCCTCGCCCATTTTAATCAATCCTTTCCAGCCTAAATCGAGTCCATAACATTTCTGACAAATTCCGCGAACACATTTACAAGATAAGGGAGATCTAACTTTCAAGCTTTCAATATTTTTCATTTCTTTAATCTTTTGAGCAGTTTTTAAATCAATTGCTTGTCCAGATTTAAGAATAACTTCTTTTGTTTCAGGATCTTCAATTTTTTCTAAAGAAATTCTGCCAAATATTTTATGAACAAAATCTTGGTTAATTTCATTAGCATCTTTTTTGTAGGCTATTATTCCCTCTTTATCTCCACAATCTTCTTCGTTAATAATTACATCATGGGCAACATCAACAAGTCTTCTGGTTAAATATCCTGAAGTCGAGGTTCTAAGAGCAGTGTCAGCAGTACCTTTTCTGGCACCGTGAGTAGAAATAAAGTATTCCAAAACATCGAAACCTTCTTTGAAAGAATTTTTAATCGCCAACTCAATAATCTTTCCAGCTGGGTTAGCAACCAAACCTTTCATACCAGCCATTTGCACTGGTTGAGACCAAGAACCTCTAGAACCTGAATCAACGATGTTGAATACTGGACTACTTGAAGAAATAGCCTTAGGAACCAATTTTTCAATTTCGTTTTTTACCTTTTTCCAAATTTCAATAACCTGGTTTGATTTCTCGTCACGTGACAATAAACCTTTTTCATAATACTTTTCAACCTCTTTAATTTTCTTTTCTGCTTCAACAATTAAGGCAGGTTTTTCTACTGGAACTGTCAAATCATCCATTCCCCAAGTAATACCTGATCTGGTTGCAAACTTAAATCCCAAAGCTTTAATTTTATCCAAAGTCTTAACTGCCTCATTGCCGTAGATATCAATAATCTTGTTAATCATTTTCTTAACCGTCTTTGAATCCATCATATCGTTCTGGTATTCAAAACCTTCTGGTAAAACTTCGTTAAAAATAATTCTGCCAACACTGGTTTCAACAAACTCTTCGTTCATTCTAACTTTAACTAAAGCTCTCAAGTCAATCATCTTTAGATTGTAAGCGATCAAAGCGTCATCTTTAGAACTGAAGAACTTACCTTCTCCAGAAAGTCCAGGAACAATCTTAGTTAGGTAATAACAACCTAAAATCATATCCTTAGTTGGAATCATGATTGGATCTCCAGTTGAAGGCTTTAATAAGTTAACACTGGAAAGCATTCTTTCTCTAGCTTCTTGTTGAGCTTCATCAGACAATGGAACGTGAATAGCCATTTGATCTCCGTCAAAGTCAGCATTAAAAGCCGTACAAACCAAAGGATGCAATCTAATAGCTTCTCCTTCAATTAATATTGGATGGAAAGCCTGGACACCAAGTCTGTGTAAGGTTGGAGCTCTGTTTAATAAGACTAATTTTTCTTTAACTACCTCTTCTAGGGATGCCCATACTTCTTCAGTTTCTTCTTCAATTAATCTTGAGGCACCTCTAACATTAAAAGCTAATTCTTTTTCTAATATTTTTTTAATTACAAAAGGCTTGAACAATTCCA encodes the following:
- a CDS encoding 30S ribosomal protein S6, which encodes MLFYEINLLISPNFTEDEISTFIAKMEADLQKYGKIVSDKKAERKKLAYSVEKQIEAWFYFLQLRPEIQNKKEMLDSIEKLLKEEKEIIRFLIIKKDTKKTEAPAKPQRTRPHKEEKIEEIVPTEETGVEEKPKKQKVQLEEIDKKLNEMLGE
- a CDS encoding single-stranded DNA-binding protein, translating into MNLNKVFLIGRIATDIEMKTTSSGQSVCTFSLATNRTWKGKDGQKQEESQFHRIVLWQKLAEIASQFLTKGSLVLIEGRIQNRSWEDKNGVKRYTTEIIGEGMQMGPRMQGGSSDPAKSFSAPKKQTEDEDIPIIEDGDEIDVKDIPF
- the rpsR gene encoding 30S ribosomal protein S18; the encoded protein is MYCYFCKKNLQEINFHDTETLSRYVSKSGKIKPKDKTGACAKHQRELTTAIKRARIMALMPFVAK
- the recA gene encoding recombinase RecA, which gives rise to MEEKEKINLAEAISEIKEKFGEGAIMKLKDAQKANVDVVPTGSLSIDLALGVMGVPRGRIIEIYGGESTGKTTLSLSILAEAQKLGGVCAFIDAEHALDPDYAKRIGVNTDDLLISQPDSAEQGLQIVESLVRSGEVDVIVIDSVAALVPKAEVAGEMGEMQIGLQARLMSQALRKLSGIVSKTKTIIVFLNQTRMKIGILFGNPETTPGGLALKFYSSVRIELRRIAQIKVGENIVGNRVKAKIVKNKVAAPFKTAEFDIYYNEGISRMSEAINLGVKEELIKKSGASLQYGEIKLGVGLEKAKEFLKENPKILKDLQKEIIAKSN
- a CDS encoding DNA translocase FtsK, translating into MKKKKGRARNKVINSKKRIEEKREIKSIPRFSLPEKTKRYLFSSLSFLLAVIFLFSFSGKAGAIGNSLKNIFDTLIGNVIYIIPIISIIFGIVLLKDDESFKENKNSLIVSTVLLILSLSGIFSLLELKNNPDIVKEFIWDHVGQGGWIGYAVSWPLLRGFDYIVTFALFIIVLIVSLWIIIQPFRRAIEEYEDEEDDEEIKVEIKKDKKLPTVLERIIQKKPEEAKPPVEKKEEKNLKTFEQKKQENKEYKYPPLDLLSKKGGAPEGGDITYNSSVIKRTLQTFGIPVEMSEINIGPTVTQYTLKPAEGIKLSKITTLQNDLALALASPTIRIEAPIPGRSLVGIEIGNKKRAVVGLREILDTDEFKASAAPLLMALGKDVKGIPSFADLAEMPHLLVGGTTGSGKTICLNSIILSLLYRNSPEEMKLVLVDPKRVEFPVYANLEHLLCPVIYDATQTLVALKWLVGEMERRFTVLAAGHSRDIGSYNEKQEKKGEPKLPYIVLVIDELADLMSVKGKEIESYVVRLAQMSRATGIHLILATQRPSVEVITGLIKANITSRIALKVGSLIDSRTILDASGAEKLLGRGDMLLLSKEYSKPKRVQSPYISELEIKKVVNWITDSNVEVKEKTEEEGESGFIETEVEKEENSLMGELTRVAETPEAQMDSFYSKEDPMYEEAKRTVIQARKASTSLLQRRLGVGYARAARLMDILEERGIVGPQEGAKPRDVYVADESVDTNNEQEL
- the rpoC gene encoding DNA-directed RNA polymerase subunit beta' gives rise to the protein MFVSNLESIKIKLASPQEILNWSHGEVTKPETINYRTQRPEKDGLFCEKIFGPTKDYECYCGKYKRVRYKGIICDRCGVEVTKSSVRRERMGHIKLATPVSHIWFLKGVPSRIGMVLGIPLHKVEEVVYFVSYVITKVDENLKEGVLAEIEDEFKVKSKEIKKNTENEKQQSLALEELKKAKDKAKQEVMSIKPLEVLTELDYHRLSLKYGEIFEAGTGAETLKELFMKVDIDKSIEKVKELIEEKKSTEEKKIILRRLKMFKDMKHAGVRPEWMFIDVLPVLPPDLRPMVQLDGGRYASSDLNDLYRRVINRNNRLKYLLEINAPDVIVRNEKRMLQEAVDALIDNKMRKSTTTQASTGGRRLLKSLADMLQGKQGRFRQNLLGKRVDYSGRSVIVVGANLNLDQCGVPKKMALELFKPFVIKKILEKELAFNVRGASRLIEEETEEVWASLEEVVKEKLVLLNRAPTLHRLGVQAFHPILIEGEAIRLHPLVCTAFNADFDGDQMAIHVPLSDEAQQEARERMLSSVNLLKPSTGDPIMIPTKDMILGCYYLTKIVPGLSGEGKFFSSKDDALIAYNLKMIDLRALVKVRMNEEFVETSVGRIIFNEVLPEGFEYQNDMMDSKTVKKMINKIIDIYGNEAVKTLDKIKALGFKFATRSGITWGMDDLTVPVEKPALIVEAEKKIKEVEKYYEKGLLSRDEKSNQVIEIWKKVKNEIEKLVPKAISSSSPVFNIVDSGSRGSWSQPVQMAGMKGLVANPAGKIIELAIKNSFKEGFDVLEYFISTHGARKGTADTALRTSTSGYLTRRLVDVAHDVIINEEDCGDKEGIIAYKKDANEINQDFVHKIFGRISLEKIEDPETKEVILKSGQAIDLKTAQKIKEMKNIESLKVRSPLSCKCVRGICQKCYGLDLGWKGLIKMGEAVGVVAAQAIGEPGTQLTMRTFHTGGVAGEADITRGLPRIEEIFEKRPPKGEAEMIIKDGKVTEVDDKKGIIKVMVLKDEKKKEEEEIEYRISPNIEILVKAGDDVKKGDAICAGSLDLKKLLKLLGVKVVQDYIIKEIQKVYVSQGVSINDKHVELIVRQMFSRVKIKDSGDSRFSSDEIISRARMIEENEALEKEGKKPIKADDLLLGISKVALNTDSFLSAASFQETSRVLIESALRGEEDKLKGLKENVIIGKLVPIGTGLRYNKEDK